In the genome of Mixta calida, the window TACACTTTAACGATCCCCACTGTGAGGACCCCTTATGCGCACGCTTTTTTTTCTGCTGTTAACCCTGACGCTCAGCGGCTGTAGCGCGCTGCGTCCAACGCCTGAGGCGCCGCCGCCGCCAACCCAACAGGCGCAGGAGATCAATCGCGGTCAGAGCATCGGTTTGCCGCGGCTAGGCAGCATCACCAGCACTTCACGCGGCTCGCCGGACGACGCCCAGCGCGAAATTGCCCGCAAAGCGAACGCCGCCGGCGCCGCCTACTATCAAATTGTCGCGCTCACCGAAACCGTCATGCCCGGCCTGTGGTACGCCTCAGCGGTGCTCTATGGCCCAGCGGCTTCAGCCGCCGGTAGCGCGCAGCAGTAAACGCTCGCTGACCGTTTCGTTAATCAAAGAAGGGCCGCGCGCATCAAGATAGTGACGGCACCATGCGTCCGCCAGCGGCGGCTCCCGCTCGGTCAACAATAGCTGGGCGGTCGCCAGCAGCAGCAGCTGTGCGGTGATGTCGCGCGCCTGCGCCTCCTGCGGTTTACGCAGACGCAGCTGCAACTGTCGCCAGCGCCGATCGAAATGACGGTTCAACCCTTTTACCGCTTCAAACTGCGCGGCCAACATCTCCGGCAGCGCAGGCTGTTTTCTGAAGACGCGCAGCACATCCAGACACATCACGTTGCCGGCGCCTTCCCAAATGCTGTTGACCGGCGCTTCACGGTAAAGCCGGGGCAGTTCGCTCTCTTCGCAGTAACCGATGCCGCCGACGATCTCCATCGCCTGCGCGACAAACGGCGCGCCCTCTTTGCAGATACCGAATTTTGCCGCCGGGGTAAACAGCCGCGCCCAGGCGCGCTGCTGCTCATCCTCCGGCTGCGACCAGGCGTGGGCGAGACGCATCAACAGCGCCGTCTGTCCCTCCAGCTGCAACGCCTGCTGGCAAAGCAGCTGGCGCATCAGCGGCTGATCGACCAGCGCTTTCCCCATCACCTGACGCTGATGCGCATGGAAAAGCGCGACAGAAAAGGCGCGGCGCATCAGGCTATGGCTGCCCAGCGCGCAGTCAAAACGGGTATAGCCGCCCATTTTTAAAATCTGGCGCACCCCTTCCCCTTCTTCGCCCAGCAGCCAACCGAGCGCGCCGTCAAATTCGACCTCGCTGCTGGCGTTGCTGCGGTTGCCCAGCTTCTCCTTGAGTCGTTCAATACGCACGGTGTTGCGCGTGCCGTCCGGCAGCAGACGCGGCAGGAAGAAACAGCTGATGCCGCCCGGTGCCTGCGCCAGCACCAGATGCGCATCGCTTTGCGGCACGGAAAAGAACCATTTATGGCCGGTAAGACGATACGCTTCCCCGCTGCCGCGCGCGCCGGTGGGTTCGGCGCGCGTGGTGTTGCTGAGAACGTCAGTGCCGCCCTGCTTTTCCGTCATGCCCATGCCGATCAGCAGGCCGCGTTTTTGCGGCGCAGGCTGTAAATGCGCGTCGTAACGATCGGAAAGCAGCGGCGGCAGCCAGTCGGCGAACAGCGGCGGCAGGCTCGCCTGCAACAATGGCGTCGCGCCGAAGGTCATGGTGATCGGGCAGAGCGTGCCGGATTCCACCTGGCCGTGCAGCATAAAGCGCGCGGCGCGGGCGACGAAAGCGCCGGGCCGGGCGTCCGCCTGCCAGGGCAGATTATGCACGCGATTAGCGCACAGCCCCTGCATCAACAGATGCCAGGCGGGGTGAAAGCGCAAATCGTCCAGCCGTTCGCCGCGTGCGTCGTAGCGCAGCAGCTCAGGCGGAAAGGCGTTCGCCAGCCGTCCCAACTCCAGCGATTCGCTGCTGCCGAGCTGCTGTCCGACCGAGGCCAACAAATCCAGATCCCACGAGGCGCCATAGCGCGTCACGGCTTCACGCAGGGGCGTATCGGAAAGAAACAGGTTGCTGTTGCTGAGGGGAAAAGGCTGATTGAAAACGGTATGGGTGAAAGGCATAACGGGATCTCCATACGGAAACCCCGCTTAAGGCCAGGCCGGGCTTCCGGGTTGTCCTGCAGTAGTTTAATTATGCAGAAACCCGTGGAAGATGCCCGTGATGGCGTGTCGTTTCGGGGCGTGGGTCACGCCCCGAAGAATTAGCCGCGACGCTGACGCACCGCTTCAAACAGACAGATGCCGGTCGCGACGGACACGTTCAGCGACGACACGCTGCCCGCCATCGGCAGGCGAATCAGATCGTCGCAGTGTTCGCGCGTCAGACGACGCATCCCTTCGCCTTCCGCTCCCATCACCAGCGCCAGCGGGCCGGTCATTTTGCTCTCCCACAGGTCGTGCGTCGCTTCGCCGGCGGTGCCGACGATCCAGACGTGATACTCCTGCAGCAGACGCATAGTGCGCGCCAGGTTAGTGACGCGGATCAGCGGTACGTTTTCCGCCGCGCCGCTGGCGACCTTTTTCGCTGTAGCGTTAAGCTGCGCCGAGCGATCTTTCGGCACGATCACCGCGTGCACGCCCGCCGCATCGGCGCTGCGCAGACAGGCGCCGAGGTTATGGGGATCGGTAACCCCGTCAAGAATCAGCAGCAGCGGCGATTCGATAGAGGCCAGCAGGTCGGGCAGATCGCCTTCCTGATAGTGTCGGCCCGGCTTCACCTGGGCGATGATACCCTGATGCACCGCGCCTTCAACTTTGCTGTCGAGCCACTGGCGGGTGGCGACCTGAATAACTATGCCCTGCGCTTCCAGCGCGGCGATCAGCGGCTGTAAACGACGATCGTCGCGGCCTTTCAAAATCCAGACCTGCTGAAAACGTTGCGGGTCGCGCTCTAGCAGCGCCTGTACGGCGTGAATGCCGAAAATTACTTCACTCATGTTTTATCCGATGCTGGTTACGGGCGGCCCTGCCGCCCTCTGGCCTGCGGCGCGACAGGGTTCGCCTGTGTTACCGCCTATGCCTCTTTTTTCTTCGCTGCGCGCTTCGCTTTGGTCGCGGCGGCGATTTTACGGGTTTTATCCGAAGGTTTTTTCGCTTTTTTCTCGCTTTTCGGCTTAGCGGCTTTTTTTCCTTCGCCGCGGAACGCTTCGTTCGGTTCGAAGTTGGCGTTTTTACGCATCTCGCGACGGCGTTTGTTATGGGCGCCGGCGCCGCCTTTTTTCGCCTTTTCACGCTCGGTTTTACCTTCGCCGCGCGGACGACGCTGGCTGGAGATCAGGGCGAAATCGATTTTGCGCTCATCCATATGCACCGCTTCCACGCGCACTTCAACGGTATCGCCAAGACGATAGGTGCGGCCGCCCGATTCGCCAATTAAACGCTGTCCGACGGCGTCGAAACGGTAGTAGTCGTTGTCCAGCGTAGAGACATGCACCAGCCCGTCGATAAACAGATCGTTCAGGCGCACAAAGAAGCCGAAGCTGGTAACGCTGGCGATGATGCCGGTAAAGGTATTGCCGACCTGATCCTGCATAAAGTCGCACTTCAGCCAGTCCGCCACGTCGCGCGTCGCTTCATCGGCGCGGCGTTCGGTCATTGAACAGTGCAGGCCCAGCTGCAGCATCTGCTGCATATCGTAATGGAAACCGCCGGTCGGCGTGCTGTTGCCTTCCAGCGTGCCCGCCTGCTGCGCCAGCAGATATTTGATCGCTCGATGCAGCAGCAGATCGGGATAGCGGCGGATCGGCGAGGTAAAATGCGCATAGGACGACAGCGCCAGGCCAAAGTGACCACGGTTTTCCGGGTCGTAGACCGCCTGCTTCATTGAACGCAGCAGCATCGTTTGCAGCATTTCGTGATCGGGACGATCGGCGATGGTTTCCAGCAGCTCGGCATAATCCAACGGCTGCGGTTTATTGCCGCCCGGCAGCGACAGGCCCAGCTCGGCCAGCACGGAACGGAAGCTTTTGATGCTGTCGTCGCTGGGACGATCGTGATCGCGGAACAGCGCCGGCTCCTGATGCTTCTCAACAAAGCGCGCCGAGGCGATGTTCGCCAGAATCATACACTCTTCAATCAGCTTGTGCGCATCGTTACGCACCGTACGCTCTACGCGCTCAATACGGCGCTCAGCGTTGAAGATGAATTTGGCTTCTTCGGTTTCAAACGAGATGCCGCCGCGCTGCTCACGCGCTTTCTCCAGCACCTGATACATGCTGTGCAGCTCTTCCAAATCCTTCACCAGCGGCGCATATTGCTCGCGCAGTTCCGGGTTGCCCTGCAGAATCGCCCACACCTTATTGTAGGTCAGGCGCGCATGGGAGTTCATCACTGCTTCATAGTGCTTATAGCCGGTCAGCTTGCCGCTGGCCGAAACGGTCATTTCGCACACCATGCAGAGGCGATCGACCTGCGGATTCAGCGAGCAGAGACCGTTGGAAAGCACTTCAGGCAGCATCGGCACCACCTGCGACGGGAAATAGACCGAGGTGCCGCGGTTATGCGCTTCGTTATCCAGCGGCGTGCCGGGACGCACGTAGTAGCTGACGTCGGCGATGGCGACCCACAGGCGCCAGCCGCCGCCGCGTTTTTTCTGGCAGTAAACGGCGTCATCAAAGTCGCGCGCATCTTCGCCATCGATGGTGACCAGCGGCAGCTGACGCAAATCGACGCGCCCCTGCTTCGCCTCTTCCGGCACCTCTTCGCGCAGCGTGGAGACC includes:
- the bsmA gene encoding biofilm peroxide resistance protein BsmA, which encodes MRTLFFLLLTLTLSGCSALRPTPEAPPPPTQQAQEINRGQSIGLPRLGSITSTSRGSPDDAQREIARKANAAGAAYYQIVALTETVMPGLWYASAVLYGPAASAAGSAQQ
- a CDS encoding isovaleryl-CoA dehydrogenase, which produces MPFTHTVFNQPFPLSNSNLFLSDTPLREAVTRYGASWDLDLLASVGQQLGSSESLELGRLANAFPPELLRYDARGERLDDLRFHPAWHLLMQGLCANRVHNLPWQADARPGAFVARAARFMLHGQVESGTLCPITMTFGATPLLQASLPPLFADWLPPLLSDRYDAHLQPAPQKRGLLIGMGMTEKQGGTDVLSNTTRAEPTGARGSGEAYRLTGHKWFFSVPQSDAHLVLAQAPGGISCFFLPRLLPDGTRNTVRIERLKEKLGNRSNASSEVEFDGALGWLLGEEGEGVRQILKMGGYTRFDCALGSHSLMRRAFSVALFHAHQRQVMGKALVDQPLMRQLLCQQALQLEGQTALLMRLAHAWSQPEDEQQRAWARLFTPAAKFGICKEGAPFVAQAMEIVGGIGYCEESELPRLYREAPVNSIWEGAGNVMCLDVLRVFRKQPALPEMLAAQFEAVKGLNRHFDRRWRQLQLRLRKPQEAQARDITAQLLLLATAQLLLTEREPPLADAWCRHYLDARGPSLINETVSERLLLRATGG
- the rlmB gene encoding 23S rRNA (guanosine(2251)-2'-O)-methyltransferase RlmB, with translation MSEVIFGIHAVQALLERDPQRFQQVWILKGRDDRRLQPLIAALEAQGIVIQVATRQWLDSKVEGAVHQGIIAQVKPGRHYQEGDLPDLLASIESPLLLILDGVTDPHNLGACLRSADAAGVHAVIVPKDRSAQLNATAKKVASGAAENVPLIRVTNLARTMRLLQEYHVWIVGTAGEATHDLWESKMTGPLALVMGAEGEGMRRLTREHCDDLIRLPMAGSVSSLNVSVATGICLFEAVRQRRG
- the rnr gene encoding ribonuclease R, coding for MSKDPFQEREAEKYENPIPSREFILAHLEKREKPASREDLAAEMNIEGEEQLEALRRRLRAMERDGQLVFTRRQCYVLPERLDLLRGKVIGHRDGYGFLRVEGQKDDFYLSAEQMKFCMHGDIILAQPQGADRKGRREARVVRVLEPRNSQIVGRYFTEAGVGFVVPDDSRLSFDILIPPEEIMSARMGSVVVVELVQRSTRRTKAIGKITEVLGDDMGTGLAVDMALRTHEIPHVWPAEVESQVSTLREEVPEEAKQGRVDLRQLPLVTIDGEDARDFDDAVYCQKKRGGGWRLWVAIADVSYYVRPGTPLDNEAHNRGTSVYFPSQVVPMLPEVLSNGLCSLNPQVDRLCMVCEMTVSASGKLTGYKHYEAVMNSHARLTYNKVWAILQGNPELREQYAPLVKDLEELHSMYQVLEKAREQRGGISFETEEAKFIFNAERRIERVERTVRNDAHKLIEECMILANIASARFVEKHQEPALFRDHDRPSDDSIKSFRSVLAELGLSLPGGNKPQPLDYAELLETIADRPDHEMLQTMLLRSMKQAVYDPENRGHFGLALSSYAHFTSPIRRYPDLLLHRAIKYLLAQQAGTLEGNSTPTGGFHYDMQQMLQLGLHCSMTERRADEATRDVADWLKCDFMQDQVGNTFTGIIASVTSFGFFVRLNDLFIDGLVHVSTLDNDYYRFDAVGQRLIGESGGRTYRLGDTVEVRVEAVHMDERKIDFALISSQRRPRGEGKTEREKAKKGGAGAHNKRRREMRKNANFEPNEAFRGEGKKAAKPKSEKKAKKPSDKTRKIAAATKAKRAAKKKEA